The following nucleotide sequence is from Streptomyces brevispora.
CGTGACGGCTCCGCGTACTCGGACAGGATCCAGCTGCGGGACATCTTCGGCGACCGAGGGCCGTTCACCTCGCCCGTGACCACCACGGCCGAAGCCGCGCACATGATGCGCTACAGCAACGTCGACGCCCTGCCTGTGGTCGACGAACACGGCAGTGCCCTGGGCGTCTTCGCCCTCGCCCGCTGAGCCGTCCCATCCGCGGCGGAGCCGCCCCCTCTTCGCCCCTCTTCCTGTGAGGCATCATGCGCTGTGTCATCGCCCGCTTCCCGTTCGACCTCACCAGGAGCGGCGTCCTGGAATCGATGAAGGGCATCAAGCCCGAGCACCTGTCCGGCGAGTCCGTGATCATCGGCCGACGTACCTACCCCGTCAAACAGGTCGGCCAGGTCATCACACGCCAGGACCGCCGCGACTTCAGCGCAGGAGAAGTCCTGCGGGCCATGACCCAGCTCGGCTTCACCTGCCGCGACCTGGCTCCGGCCTCCGCACCCACTCGGGTTC
It contains:
- a CDS encoding SCO5918 family protein, whose translation is MRCVIARFPFDLTRSGVLESMKGIKPEHLSGESVIIGRRTYPVKQVGQVITRQDRRDFSAGEVLRAMTQLGFTCRDLAPASAPTRVLNPLQQASAMLGAPVAA